Genomic window (Streptomyces sp. LX-29):
GCACACGACGGCTGGACCACGCGGTGCGGGCCGCGGAGCAGGCGCTGATCGAGTTCGAGATCGCGGTGGAGACCTTCAGGGTCGAGGTGGAGAACTTCTCCCGCCTGCACCATCAGCGGCTCGGCCCGATGTACTCGCGGCTGGACGAGCTCGACGCGCTGATCGCGGAGGCGGTCGCGGCGCGCACCGGCGACCCCGAGGATCAGCGTCGGGCGCGGGAGGCACGGGGCCTGGTGCTGCCGATGCCTTCGGTCGAAGAGCTGTTCCACGGCTGGATGGACTCCGAGGGGCTGTCCCCGGAGGCGACCGCGATGCTCACCGAGCAGCCGGTGCGGCCGCCGGCGCGGGTGCGGCCGAGTGAGGAGGCCCGGCGCCTCTACCGTGAGCTGGCTCGCAAGGCGCACCCCGACCTCGCGGAGGACGAGGCGGAGCGGCGGCGGCGCGGCGAGTTCATCGTGCGGGTCAACGCCGCCTACGCCGCCGGCGACGAGGGCGTGCTCCAGGCGCTGGCCGAGGAGTGGGCGGCGGGGCCGCGCCCGGCGGAGCGACGGCCGAGCCGCAGCGAGGAGCTGTACGCGCGGCTGGAGTGGCTGGCCGAGCGCAAGGAGCGGTTGGCGGCGATGGCCGCGGAGCTGGAGTCCAGCGCCATCGGCGCCATGTTGAAGATGGCACCGGAGGACCCGGACGGGCTGCTGGAGGAGATCGCCGAACAGCTGCTCGCCCAGGTCGCCGAGAAGGAAGCCCGCCTGGCGGAGCTGGTGGGTTAAGTTCCTCAGGTCCGAGGCGACGCGAGAAAGGTACGGATCATGCAGTTTGCCGGGGTGCCCGAGGTGGCGGCCGCCGAGGTGCCGTCTGATGGATTCCTGCTGGACGTCCGGGAGGACGACGAGTGGGCTGCCGGGCACGCCGAGGGAGCGCTGCACCTCCCGATGAGCGAGTTCGTGGCGCGCTACGGCGAGCTGACCGAGAAGGCCCCCGCCGATGGCACGGTCTATGTGATCTGCCGCGCGGGCGGTCGCTCAGCCCAGGTGGCCGCGTATCTGCTGCAGCAGGGCGTGGACGCGGTGAACGTCGGTGGCGGCATGCAGCACTGGGCGGCCGTCGGTCGACCGGTGGTGGACGCCGCGGGCGGCGCCGGCAGCGTCATCTGACCGTCCCCCGTCCCGTCTCACCCGTCCCGTTCCGCCGCTCCTGGCTCGGCCACCGGGGCGGAGCGCCACCGGTGCCGGCGTGTCCGCGGACCGGTGGCGGGTGAACGGCTGGGTGCGCCGCCTCGGCCGTGACGGTCGATCGCGTCCGTCGGCTCCCCGCGTTCGGAGGTGCCGGCTCAGCTCGGCGGATGGGCGGCGAGCAGCTCACCCAGCGCCTCCTCATGGGCCGCGGCGGGGCCCAGCGACAGCTCCAGCTGCTTGGCCCAGGCGTGGTAGCGGTGGAGCGCGTAGTCGGTGACGGCGCCGAAGCCGCCGTGGAGATGTTGCGCCGTCTGCACCACGCGACGCACCCCCTCCGCGGCCCAGATCTTGGCCACGGCGACATCCGCGGCGAGCGGCAGCCCACCGCGGGCGGCCGGTGTGTCCGG
Coding sequences:
- a CDS encoding rhodanese-like domain-containing protein encodes the protein MQFAGVPEVAAAEVPSDGFLLDVREDDEWAAGHAEGALHLPMSEFVARYGELTEKAPADGTVYVICRAGGRSAQVAAYLLQQGVDAVNVGGGMQHWAAVGRPVVDAAGGAGSVI